Proteins encoded in a region of the Triticum dicoccoides isolate Atlit2015 ecotype Zavitan chromosome 3A, WEW_v2.0, whole genome shotgun sequence genome:
- the LOC119269159 gene encoding histone-lysine N-methyltransferase SUVR3-like: MRNPTAAGAVSELAELVLPWLPPPDLAAAASASRAMRAAASAVTARRAADSARGLEAFPAPFVNPIDSQPYSYFIYTPFSLIPSAASFNAQPWGCASSRTPGPTWPRPDLGLPLCGCSCARGQCGGAGCACADAEAEAADASGAGMASLSECGDGCACGPSCENRRTQRGVTVRLRVLRQLKKGWALHAAEVIHRGQFVCEYAGEFLTTEEARRRHRLYDELASVALLQGQLSVLQTQLFNCRLALASTHPDGAEQLAVLQPAYSAASAPSQMVNYDDLPQAVDFMDVEPQMRGLESLQLSQPPHRDEDESQGDHPNCRGAIILPKGSISSLILHGGASQRKTWGVR; encoded by the exons ATGAGAAATCCAACGGCGGCCGGTGCCGTCAGCGAGTTGGCGGAGCTGGTCCTCCCGTGGCTGCCGCCGCCCGACCTTGCCGCCGCGGCTTCCGCCAGCCGCGCCATGCGAGCGGCCGCGTCTGCCGTCaccgcccgccgcgccgccgacTCGGCTCGCGGCCTGGAGGCCTTCCCTGCCCCCTTCGTCAACCCCATCGACTCCCAGCCCTACTCCTACTTCATCTACACGCCCTTCTCCCTCATTCCTTCCGCGGCCTCCTTCAACGCCCAGCCGTGGGGCTGCGCATCGTCCCGGACGCCGGGCCCCACCTGGCCCCGCCCCGACCTAGGCCTCCCCTTGTGCGGGTGCTCGTGCGCCCGGGGGCAGTGCGGCGGCGCGGGGTGCGCGTGCGCCGATgcggaggccgaggcggcggatgcGTCGGGGGCGGGTATGGCGAGCCTCAGCGAGTGCGGCGACGGGTGCGCGTGCGGGCCCTCGTGCGAGAACCGGCGGACGCAGCGTGGCGTCACGGTGCGGCTGCGCGTCCTGCGCCAACTGAAGAAAGGGTGGGCGCTGCACGCCGCCGAGGTCATTCACCGCGGCCAGTTCGTCTGCGAGTATGCCG GTGAGTTCTTGACGACAGAAGAAGCCCGGAGGAGGCATAGGCTGTATGACGAGCTTGCCTCG GTAGCACTCCTCCAGGGCCAGCTCTCCGTGCTGCAAACCCAGCTCTTCAACTGCAGGCTGGCCCTGGCGAGCACGCACCCGGACGGCGCGGAGCAACTggcggtgctgcagccggcgtactCCGCGGCGTCGGCGCCGAGCCAGATGGTGAACTACGACGATCTTCCGCAGGCCGTGGACTTCATGGACGTGGAGCCCCAGATGAGGGGGCTCGAATCTCTCCAGCTCTCGCAGCCGCCGCACCGAGACGAAGACGAGAGCCAGGGC GATCATCCCAACTGCCGCGGTGCCATCATCCTCCCT
- the LOC119269158 gene encoding general transcription factor IIF subunit 2-like isoform X2, translating into MADEGKHLETGRADRSVWLMKCPTIVSRAWQEAAAATAAADAGGPNPNPNPVVAKVILSFDPLSTDEDPNQFKMEMAQTNNGNTPKNYSLNMFKDFVPMCVFSESNQGKLACEGKVEHKFDMEPHKENLSDYAKLCRERTKNSMIKTRKVHVLDKEHVNVRTMISMIGGGPHSGPKDKKKPAPTRTPEVKRTRRDRGDIENILFKLFERQPNWSLRHLMQETDQPEQFLKEIMNDLCVYNKRGPNQGTHELKPEYKKSVEDTSAT; encoded by the exons ATGGCCGACGAGGGGAAGCACCTGGAGACGGGCCGGGCCGACCGCTCCGTCTGGCTCATGAAGTGCCCGACCATCGTCTCGCGCGCCTggcaggaggccgccgccgccaccgccgccgccgatgcggGAGGccccaaccctaaccctaaccccgtCGTCGCCAAGGTCATCCTCTCCTTCGACCCGCTCAGCACCGACGAGGACCCGAACCAG TTCAAGATGGAGATGGCTCAAACTAATAATGGCAACACACCGAAGAATTACTCTTTAAATATGTTCAAGGATTTTGTGCCAATGTGTGTTTTCTCAGAGTCTAACCAAG GTAAGCTTGCATGCGAAGGAAAAGTCGAGCACAAATTTGACATGGAACCGCACAAAGAAAACCTTTCAGACTATGCAAAATTATGCCGTGAGAGGACTAAAAATTCTATGATTAAAACAAGAAAAGTGCAT GTACTTGACAAGGAGCATGTGAACGTGCGCACAATGATTAGCATGATTGgtggcgggcctcattctggtccaaaG GACAAGAAGAAGCCGGCGCCAACCAGAACTCCTGAAGTGAAAAGAACACGCAGGGATCGTGGGGACATTGAAAACATCCTATTCAAGTTATTTGAGAGGCAGCCGAATTGGTCACTGAGGCATCTAATGCAGGAAACTGATCAACCAGAG CAATTCCTGAAGGAGATAATGAACGATCTTTGTGTCTACAACAAGAGAGGACCGAATCAAGGGACACATGAGCTCAAGCCTGAATACAAGAAGTCTGTTGAGGACACTAGCGCGACCTGA
- the LOC119269158 gene encoding general transcription factor IIF subunit 2-like isoform X1: protein MADEGKHLETGRADRSVWLMKCPTIVSRAWQEAAAATAAADAGGPNPNPNPVVAKVILSFDPLSTDEDPNQFKMEMAQTNNGNTPKNYSLNMFKDFVPMCVFSESNQGVRLGSYNPSPDPTLCGSFYALGKLACEGKVEHKFDMEPHKENLSDYAKLCRERTKNSMIKTRKVHVLDKEHVNVRTMISMIGGGPHSGPKDKKKPAPTRTPEVKRTRRDRGDIENILFKLFERQPNWSLRHLMQETDQPEQFLKEIMNDLCVYNKRGPNQGTHELKPEYKKSVEDTSAT, encoded by the exons ATGGCCGACGAGGGGAAGCACCTGGAGACGGGCCGGGCCGACCGCTCCGTCTGGCTCATGAAGTGCCCGACCATCGTCTCGCGCGCCTggcaggaggccgccgccgccaccgccgccgccgatgcggGAGGccccaaccctaaccctaaccccgtCGTCGCCAAGGTCATCCTCTCCTTCGACCCGCTCAGCACCGACGAGGACCCGAACCAG TTCAAGATGGAGATGGCTCAAACTAATAATGGCAACACACCGAAGAATTACTCTTTAAATATGTTCAAGGATTTTGTGCCAATGTGTGTTTTCTCAGAGTCTAACCAAG gggtaagactaggttcctataatccctccccagaccccaccttgtgtgggagcttctatgcactgg GTAAGCTTGCATGCGAAGGAAAAGTCGAGCACAAATTTGACATGGAACCGCACAAAGAAAACCTTTCAGACTATGCAAAATTATGCCGTGAGAGGACTAAAAATTCTATGATTAAAACAAGAAAAGTGCAT GTACTTGACAAGGAGCATGTGAACGTGCGCACAATGATTAGCATGATTGgtggcgggcctcattctggtccaaaG GACAAGAAGAAGCCGGCGCCAACCAGAACTCCTGAAGTGAAAAGAACACGCAGGGATCGTGGGGACATTGAAAACATCCTATTCAAGTTATTTGAGAGGCAGCCGAATTGGTCACTGAGGCATCTAATGCAGGAAACTGATCAACCAGAG CAATTCCTGAAGGAGATAATGAACGATCTTTGTGTCTACAACAAGAGAGGACCGAATCAAGGGACACATGAGCTCAAGCCTGAATACAAGAAGTCTGTTGAGGACACTAGCGCGACCTGA